The Panicum virgatum strain AP13 chromosome 5K, P.virgatum_v5, whole genome shotgun sequence genome has a window encoding:
- the LOC120705806 gene encoding DNA ligase 1-like has product MVGGGRRGGAADEVKLNTGNVFAALESLKKKKKGDKGKAAGSSSSRKKHGDGAAQQQEPPQKEVFWAPAPLTTKSWADVEDDDDDDYFATTAPPRPVWGTAGQGDEAGKDEEDVEDAVRAALQEDIESDDEDLDDEVDDGAEDEPEHEAGDAPAEPLKTIAPHAPPKDTERQLSKKELKKKELAELDAVLTELGLSGNSSNAAQDDKNVEKKGVNQTGDGERKEDAPAPSESKTSKKKKKKDKSSKEAKETQEAADGSEETASAEPDEDTAAVDVKERLKKMASMKKKKSSKETDTAAKIAAAEAAARSARLAAAKKKEKSHYNQQPVR; this is encoded by the exons ATGGTGGGAGGCgggaggcggggcggggcggcggacgAGGTGAAGCTCAACACCGGCAACGTGTTCGCGGCGCTCGAGTccctcaagaagaagaagaagggcgacAAGGGCAAGGCGGCCGGGTCGTCGTCCTCCAGGAAGAAGCACGGCGACGGGGCGGCCCAGCAGCAGGAGCCGCCGCAGAAGGAGGTCTTCTGGGCGCCCGCGCCGCTCACCACCAAGTCCTGGGCCGacgtcgaggacgacgacgacgacgactacttcgccaccaccgcgccccCGCGCCCCGTCTGGGGCACCGCCGGACAGGGCGACGAGGCGGGGAAGGACGAGGAGGACGTCGAGGATGCTGTTCGCGCCGCCCTTCAGGAG GACATTGAGAGCGATGATGAGGACCTTGATGATGAGGTTGATGATGGTGCTGAGGATGAACCTGAGCATGAAGCGGGAGATGCCCCAGCTGAACCTCTGAAGACAATCGCACCCCATGCACCTCCCAAAGATACAGAAAGGCAGCTATCTAAAAAGGAGTTGAAAAAGAAGGAATTAGCAGAACTTGATGCGGTATTGACTGAGCTGGGACTTTCTGGGAATTCAAGCAATGCTGCACAGGATGATAAGAATG TTGAGAAGAAAGGTGTGAACCAAACTGGTgatggagagagaaaggaagatgCTCCAGCCCCTTCAGAGAGCAAGACctccaagaagaagaaaaagaaagacaagAGTTCCAAGGAGGCAAAAGAAACACAAGAAGCAGCTGATGGGTCAGAGGAGACTGCCAGTGCAGAACCTGATGAAGACACTGCAGCTGTGGATGTGAAGGAGCGCCTAAAGAAGATGGCTtctatgaagaagaagaaatcgagCAAAGAGACGGACACTGCTGCCAAaattgctgctgctgaggctgCAGCAAGGAGTGCAAGGCTCGCGGCAgctaagaagaaagagaagagtCATTACAACCAGCAGCCCGTGCGGTAA